The Dasypus novemcinctus isolate mDasNov1 chromosome 12, mDasNov1.1.hap2, whole genome shotgun sequence genome includes a window with the following:
- the LOC101430712 gene encoding olfactory receptor 6C2-like, protein MRNRTITTFILLGLTDDPRLQDILFIFLFLTYLLSLTGNLTIISLTFMDSHLKTPMYFFLQNFSFLEISFTSACIPRYLYNLTTGDRAITYCACAIQAFFADLFGVTEFFLLATMSYDRYVAICKPLHYTTIMSSSTCRRLILCCWMASLLIILPPFILSQNLEFCDSNVIDSFLCDVSPFLKISCSDTWIIEQMVIVCAVLTFITTLLCVVLSYIYIIKTILRFPSAQQRKTAFSTCSSHMIVVSITYGSCIFIYVKPSAKESVAVNKGVIVLTTSIAPMLNPFIYTLRNKQVKQAFNDSIKRIALSSKK, encoded by the coding sequence ATGAGAAACCGCACGATAACAACGTTCATTCTCCTGGGACTAACAGATGATCCACGACTTCAggatatactttttattttcctgtttcttacttACTTATTGAGTTTAACTGGGAACCTGACCATTATCTCACTCACTTTCATGGATTCTCATCTTAAAACACCAATGTATTTTTTCCtacaaaatttttctttcttagaaatCTCATTCACTTCTGCTTGCATTCCTCGATATTTATATAACCTAACAACAGGTGACAGGGCTATTACCTACTGTGCTTGTGCCATTCAAGCATTTTTTGCTGATCTTTTTGGTGTAACAGAATTTTTCCTCCTGGCCACCATGTcgtatgaccgctatgtggccatctgcaaaCCACTGCATTACACGACCATCATGAGCAGCAGTACCTGCAGAAGGCTCATCCTTTGCTGCTGGATGGCTAGCCTGTTGATCATACTCCCACCATTTATCCTGAGCCAAAATCTTGAATTCTGTGACTCTAATGTCATTGATAGCTTCCTCTGTGATGTATCTCCCTTCCTGAAGATTTCATGCTCGGACACATGGATCATTGAGCAGATGGTTATAGTCTGTGCTGTGCTTACCTTCATCACAACCCTTCTTTGTGTAGTTCTCTCCTACATATATATTATCAAGACCATTCTAAGATTTCCCTCTGCCCAACAAAGGAAAACAGCATTTTCTACCTGCTCTTCCCACATGATTGTGGTCTCCATCACCTATGGCAGTTGTATCTTCATCTATGTCAAACCTTCTGCAAAGGAGTCAGTGGCTGTTAATAAGGGCGTGATAGTGCTCACAACTTCTATTGctcccatgctgaaccccttcattTATACCTTGAGGAACAAGCAAGTAAAACAAGCCTTCAATGACTCAATCAAAAGAATTGCCTTATCTTCCAAGAAGTAA